A window of the Gossypium hirsutum isolate 1008001.06 chromosome A03, Gossypium_hirsutum_v2.1, whole genome shotgun sequence genome harbors these coding sequences:
- the LOC107933743 gene encoding polycomb group protein EMF2B isoform X1, translating to MEVMCRQNSCLHLSAEETDTAVENLLVYCKPVELYNILRCRASHNPSFLRRCLKYKIQARRKRRLRAGIVIFNYKDYGNMLQKTEVTEDFSCPFCLMQCASFKGLRYHLCSSHDLFNFDFWVTEEYQAVNVSVKIDSLVSETLANGVDPRVETFCFCSKPRRRRSTSPRQGVKNVSVQFLEMDSPKIVSENRQNGFLENDGERASKSIPLEKDLQNGYNGLENYGSDYASATECLAQVANSCDGPGVSIAMAHSPLDPDCIKTVSGTDIAAPPAKTRKIAVDRSEPRNRLLLLRRQFFHSHRVQPMEMDQVISDRDSEDEVDDDIADLEDRRMLDDFVDVSKDEKQLMHLWNSFVRKQRVLADGHVSWACEAFSKLHGPDLVKSPALFWCWRLFMIKLWNHGLLDAGAMNNCSMILQRCQNEGSDAMKS from the exons ATGGAG GTCATGTGCCGCCAAAATTCATGCTTGCATTTGTCTGCAGAGGAGACAGATACAGCTGTAGAGAATCTCTTAGTATATTGCAAGCCTGTTGAATTGTACAATATTCTTCGTTGCCGTGCTTCACACAAT CCTTCATTTCTTCGAAGATGTCTGAAATACAAAATACAGGCGAGGCGTAAAAGGAG GTTGAGGGCTGGAATTGTAATTTTCAACTATAAGGATTATGGCAATATGCTACAAAAGACTGAAG TAACTGAAGATTTCTCTTGTCCTTTTTGCTTGATGCAATGTGCAAGTTTTAAG GGTCTGCGATATCATTTGTGCTCGTCGCATGACTTGTTCAACTTTGACTTCTGG GTGACAGAGGAGTATCAAGCAGTTAATGTCTCAGTGAAAATTGATTCATTAGTATCTGAG ACTTTGGCAAATGGAGTAGATCCACGAGTAGAAACTTTCTGCTTCTG CTCAAAACCTCGAAGACGTAGGTCTACAAGCCCTCGGCAGGGTGTGAAGAATGTCAGTGTACAATTTCTGGAGATGGACTCACCCAAAATTGTTAGTGAAAACAGGCAGAATGGTTTTCTGGagaatgatg GTGAGAGGGCTTCCAAGTCAATTCCTCTGGAGAAAGATTTGCAAAATGGATATAATGGTCTGGAGAACTATGGCTCTGATTATGCTAGTGCAACTGAGTGTCTTGCACAAGTTGCAAATAGTTGTGATGGTCCAGGAGTTTCAATTGCAATGGCTCATTCTCCTTTGGACCCTGATTGTATTAAAACAGTATCCGGAACTGATATTGCTGCACCTCCTGCAAAAACAAGGAAAATAGCTGTAGATCGATCTGAACCTAGGAA CCGCTTGCTCCTGCTGAGACGCCAATTCTTTCACTCACACCGAGTTCAG CCAATGGAGATGGACCAAGTAATCTCTGATAGAGACAGTGAAGATGAAGTTGATGATGACATCGCTGATCTTGAAGATCGCAGG ATGCTCGACGATTTTGTGGATGTTAGCAAAGACGAGAAGCAGCTTATGCATCTTTGGAACTCATTTGTTAGAAAGCAAAG GGTCCTGGCTGATGGTCACGTTTCCTGGGCATGTGAGGCTTTCTCTAAACTCCATGGGCCGGATTTGGTCAAGTCACCTGCTCTCTTTTG GTGTTGGAGGTTATTCATGATAAAACTTTGGAATCATGGTCTTCTTGATGCTGGCGCAATGAACAACTGTAGCATGATACTTCAAAGATGCCAAAATGAGGGATCGGATGCTATGAAAAGctga
- the LOC107933705 gene encoding phospholipase A1-Ibeta2, chloroplastic, which yields MQIGVNSTVPAQNLLVFQTKRASFKCRKSPLNSLSTESTRKHLSNLEKLLQKTNQTDSDQVTKPLTNGSISIKRKGLLEGLKLWDIKPEMKAAEEMSPSHLNRLQRLLSKTMEYSPRNNLGSRWREYHGCNDWSGLLDPLDENLRREVVRYGEFVQAAYHGFHSNPAMPVDEAPLPRHVALPDRSYKVTKSLYATSSVGLPKWVDDMAPNLGWMTQRSSWIGFVAVCDDRREIQRMGRRDIVIALRGTATCLEWTENFRAQLVRIPGSDDSNERVECGFLSLHETRGAHVPSLAESVVQEVQRLIEMYKGETLSITITGHSLGAALSLLVADEISSCAPQVPPVAVFSFGGPRVGNKNFVQRLNQKNVKVLRIVNNQDLITRVPGVFIGDNNSWAYTHVGTELRVDTKMSPYLKPDADISCCHDLEAYLHLVDGFSSSNCPFRLNAKRSLVKLVNEQRSNVKQLYTHKALSLNLDRDRLNVPIPSCLPSPSR from the coding sequence ATGCAGATCGGTGTTAACTCGACCGTCCCGGCTCAGAACTTGCTCGTTTTCCAAACCAAACGGGCAAGCTTCAAGTGCCGGAAATCACCTCTTAACTCATTGTCTACTGAGTCAACTCGGAAACATCTTTCCAACCTCGAAAAACTCCTTCAGAAAACGAACCAAACCGACTCAGACCAAGTTACCAAACCCCTCACAAATGGGTCTATTAGTATCAAACGTAAGGGTTTACTCGAAGGGCTGAAGCTTTGGGATATTAAACCGGAAATGAAAGCCGCCGAAGAAATGTCACCGAGTCACTTGAATCGGCTTCAGAGGCTTTTATCGAAAACCATGGAGTATTCTCCGAGGAACAATCTCGGTTCACGTTGGAGAGAGTATCACGGTTGTAATGATTGGTCCGGTTTACTTGACCCGCTCGATGAGAATCTCCGGCGAGAAGTGGTTCGATATGGGGAATTCGTTCAAGCGGCTTACCATGGTTTTCATTCAAACCCGGCCATGCCGGTCGACGAAGCTCCTTTACCGAGACACGTGGCGTTGCCTGATAGGTCATATAAGGTGACGAAGAGCCTTTATGCGACGTCGTCTGTTGGGTTACCGAAATGGGTTGACGATATGGCTCCGAATCTTGGGTGGATGACCCAACGATCTAGTTGGATCGGATTCGTAGCGGTTTGTGATGACCGGCGAGAGATTCAACGTATGGGAAGGAGGGATATTGTTATTGCTCTACGTGGAACCGCTACGTGTCTTGAATGGACCGAGAATTTTAGAGCTCAATTGGTTCGAATCCCGGGTTCAGACGACTCGAACGAACGGGTTGAATGTGGGTTCCTGAGCTTACACGAAACACGTGGAGCTCACGTGCCTAGCTTAGCTGAATCAGTTGTTCAAGAAGTACAGAGATTGATAGAAATGTATAAAGGTGAAACCTTAAGTATTACAATCACAGGGCATAGCCTTGGGGCTGCACTATCTCTTTTAGTTGCTGATGAGATAAGTTCATGTGCACCTCAAGTGCCGCCGGTCGCGGTCTTTTCGTTCGGAGGGCCTCGAGTCGGTAACAAAAATTTCGTCCAACGGCTTAATCAAAAAAATGTTAAGGTATTACGAATTGTAAATAATCAAGATCTGATCACTAGGGTTCCGGGTGTATTTATTGGCGACAATAACTCATGGGCATATACCCATGTCGGGACGGAATTGAGAGTCGATACTAAAATGTCACCTTACTTGAAACCAGATGCTGACATATCATGTTGTCACGATTTGGAGGCTTATTTACATTTGGTGGATGGTTTTTCATCGTCGAATTGTCCGTTTAGGTTGAATGCGAAGAGAAGTTTAGTGAAATTGGTTAATGAACAAAGATCAAATGTGAAACAATTGTATACACACAAGGCATTAAGTTTGAACCTTGATAGGGATAGGTTAAATGTCCCTATACCTAGTTGTTTGCCTAGCCCATCTCGATAA
- the LOC107933743 gene encoding polycomb group protein EMBRYONIC FLOWER 2 isoform X3: MEVMCRQNSCLHLSAEETDTAVENLLVYCKPVELYNILRCRASHNPSFLRRCLKYKIQARRKRRLRAGIVIFNYKDYGNMLQKTEVTEDFSCPFCLMQCASFKGLRYHLCSSHDLFNFDFWVTEEYQAVNVSVKIDSLVSETLANGVDPRVETFCFCSKPRRRRSTSPRQGVKNVSVQFLEMDSPKIVSENRQNGFLENDGERASKSIPLEKDLQNGYNGLENYGSDYASATECLAQVANSCDGPGVSIAMAHSPLDPDCIKTVSGTDIAAPPAKTRKIAVDRSEPRNRLLLLRRQFFHSHRVQPMEMDQVISDRDSEDEVDDDIADLEDRRNFNQLPIAEESSGYGSLLAP, from the exons ATGGAG GTCATGTGCCGCCAAAATTCATGCTTGCATTTGTCTGCAGAGGAGACAGATACAGCTGTAGAGAATCTCTTAGTATATTGCAAGCCTGTTGAATTGTACAATATTCTTCGTTGCCGTGCTTCACACAAT CCTTCATTTCTTCGAAGATGTCTGAAATACAAAATACAGGCGAGGCGTAAAAGGAG GTTGAGGGCTGGAATTGTAATTTTCAACTATAAGGATTATGGCAATATGCTACAAAAGACTGAAG TAACTGAAGATTTCTCTTGTCCTTTTTGCTTGATGCAATGTGCAAGTTTTAAG GGTCTGCGATATCATTTGTGCTCGTCGCATGACTTGTTCAACTTTGACTTCTGG GTGACAGAGGAGTATCAAGCAGTTAATGTCTCAGTGAAAATTGATTCATTAGTATCTGAG ACTTTGGCAAATGGAGTAGATCCACGAGTAGAAACTTTCTGCTTCTG CTCAAAACCTCGAAGACGTAGGTCTACAAGCCCTCGGCAGGGTGTGAAGAATGTCAGTGTACAATTTCTGGAGATGGACTCACCCAAAATTGTTAGTGAAAACAGGCAGAATGGTTTTCTGGagaatgatg GTGAGAGGGCTTCCAAGTCAATTCCTCTGGAGAAAGATTTGCAAAATGGATATAATGGTCTGGAGAACTATGGCTCTGATTATGCTAGTGCAACTGAGTGTCTTGCACAAGTTGCAAATAGTTGTGATGGTCCAGGAGTTTCAATTGCAATGGCTCATTCTCCTTTGGACCCTGATTGTATTAAAACAGTATCCGGAACTGATATTGCTGCACCTCCTGCAAAAACAAGGAAAATAGCTGTAGATCGATCTGAACCTAGGAA CCGCTTGCTCCTGCTGAGACGCCAATTCTTTCACTCACACCGAGTTCAG CCAATGGAGATGGACCAAGTAATCTCTGATAGAGACAGTGAAGATGAAGTTGATGATGACATCGCTGATCTTGAAGATCGCAGG AACTTCAACCAGTTGCCAATAGCTGAAGAAAGCAGTGGTTATGGCTCCTTGTTAGCACCTTAA
- the LOC107933713 gene encoding ethylene-responsive transcription factor 5, producing MEASSEVTSALQYIKQYLLGEFSPVGLGSVSSENQWLPQSKPRVSSSGSESHLSSDSSFTVSNFNCLDDDDDFFQFPTDFPGFQFESKPQIIDLTTPKSLSSNAGAFEFEVKPQIAQISTTKHKVSSNSSSQNRKRSLKISLPHKMEQIQFGKTDLAQAEPKVSNSEDKKHYRGVRQRPWGKFAAEIRDPTRRGSRMWLGTFETAIEAAKAYDRAAFKLRGSKAILNFPLEAGTSDTRADDWERKRSRDDGEREERQVKVVKREKDDEVTRTRENGEVPLTPSNWNGFLGWNNDQKGFFNVPLLSPLSFPQVVVI from the coding sequence atggaAGCAAGCAGTGAAGTAACAAGTGCGCTTCAATATATCAAGCAATATTTACTCGGTGAGTTTTCTCCAGTGGGATTAGGGAGTGTTTCAAGTGAAAATCAGTGGTTACCTCAGTCGAAACCTCGAGTTTCGAGCTCTGGATCTGAATCTCATTTGAGCTCCGATTCGTCTTTTACAGTATCAAATTTTAATTGCCTCGACGATGATGATGATTTCTTTCAATTCCCTACCGATTTCCCTGGATTCCAATTTGAATCAAAACCTCAAATTATCGATCTGACGACACCTAAATCCCTCTCATCAAACGCCGGTGCTTTCGAATTTGAAGTCAAACCTCAGATCGCTCAAATTTCAACGACGAAACATAAAGTTTCTTCGAATTCGAGCTCTCAGAATCGGAAACGGTCGCTGAAAATCTCGTTGCCGCATAAAATGGAGCAGATTCAGTTCGGTAAAACGGATTTAGCTCAGGCGGAGCCGAAAGTCTCAAATTCCGAAGACAAGAAGCATTATAGAGGAGTCCGACAAAGGCCGTGGGGGAAGTTCGCGGCCGAAATCCGAGATCCGACCCGACGAGGTTCTAGGATGTGGCTAGGAACCTTCGAAACGGCCATCGAAGCCGCGAAGGCTTACGACCGAGCAGCTTTCAAGCTACGTGGCTCGAAAGCGATCCTTAATTTCCCTCTCGAAGCCGGGACGTCGGATACACGCGCCGACGACTGGGAGAGGAAGCGGAGCAGAGATGACGGCGAAAGAGAAGAGAGGCAAGTAAAGGTAGTGAAGAGAGAAAAGGACGATGAGGTGACAAGAACGAGAGAGAACGGCGAAGTACCTTTAACGCCGTCAAATTGGAACGGCTTTTTGGGTTGGAATAACGACCAAAAAGGGTTTTTTAACGTGCCGTTACTCTCGCCGTTAAGCTTTCCCCAAGTTGTGGTTATATGA
- the LOC107933743 gene encoding polycomb group protein EMBRYONIC FLOWER 2 isoform X2 yields MCRQNSCLHLSAEETDTAVENLLVYCKPVELYNILRCRASHNPSFLRRCLKYKIQARRKRRLRAGIVIFNYKDYGNMLQKTEVTEDFSCPFCLMQCASFKGLRYHLCSSHDLFNFDFWVTEEYQAVNVSVKIDSLVSETLANGVDPRVETFCFCSKPRRRRSTSPRQGVKNVSVQFLEMDSPKIVSENRQNGFLENDGERASKSIPLEKDLQNGYNGLENYGSDYASATECLAQVANSCDGPGVSIAMAHSPLDPDCIKTVSGTDIAAPPAKTRKIAVDRSEPRNRLLLLRRQFFHSHRVQPMEMDQVISDRDSEDEVDDDIADLEDRRMLDDFVDVSKDEKQLMHLWNSFVRKQRVLADGHVSWACEAFSKLHGPDLVKSPALFWCWRLFMIKLWNHGLLDAGAMNNCSMILQRCQNEGSDAMKS; encoded by the exons ATGTGCCGCCAAAATTCATGCTTGCATTTGTCTGCAGAGGAGACAGATACAGCTGTAGAGAATCTCTTAGTATATTGCAAGCCTGTTGAATTGTACAATATTCTTCGTTGCCGTGCTTCACACAAT CCTTCATTTCTTCGAAGATGTCTGAAATACAAAATACAGGCGAGGCGTAAAAGGAG GTTGAGGGCTGGAATTGTAATTTTCAACTATAAGGATTATGGCAATATGCTACAAAAGACTGAAG TAACTGAAGATTTCTCTTGTCCTTTTTGCTTGATGCAATGTGCAAGTTTTAAG GGTCTGCGATATCATTTGTGCTCGTCGCATGACTTGTTCAACTTTGACTTCTGG GTGACAGAGGAGTATCAAGCAGTTAATGTCTCAGTGAAAATTGATTCATTAGTATCTGAG ACTTTGGCAAATGGAGTAGATCCACGAGTAGAAACTTTCTGCTTCTG CTCAAAACCTCGAAGACGTAGGTCTACAAGCCCTCGGCAGGGTGTGAAGAATGTCAGTGTACAATTTCTGGAGATGGACTCACCCAAAATTGTTAGTGAAAACAGGCAGAATGGTTTTCTGGagaatgatg GTGAGAGGGCTTCCAAGTCAATTCCTCTGGAGAAAGATTTGCAAAATGGATATAATGGTCTGGAGAACTATGGCTCTGATTATGCTAGTGCAACTGAGTGTCTTGCACAAGTTGCAAATAGTTGTGATGGTCCAGGAGTTTCAATTGCAATGGCTCATTCTCCTTTGGACCCTGATTGTATTAAAACAGTATCCGGAACTGATATTGCTGCACCTCCTGCAAAAACAAGGAAAATAGCTGTAGATCGATCTGAACCTAGGAA CCGCTTGCTCCTGCTGAGACGCCAATTCTTTCACTCACACCGAGTTCAG CCAATGGAGATGGACCAAGTAATCTCTGATAGAGACAGTGAAGATGAAGTTGATGATGACATCGCTGATCTTGAAGATCGCAGG ATGCTCGACGATTTTGTGGATGTTAGCAAAGACGAGAAGCAGCTTATGCATCTTTGGAACTCATTTGTTAGAAAGCAAAG GGTCCTGGCTGATGGTCACGTTTCCTGGGCATGTGAGGCTTTCTCTAAACTCCATGGGCCGGATTTGGTCAAGTCACCTGCTCTCTTTTG GTGTTGGAGGTTATTCATGATAAAACTTTGGAATCATGGTCTTCTTGATGCTGGCGCAATGAACAACTGTAGCATGATACTTCAAAGATGCCAAAATGAGGGATCGGATGCTATGAAAAGctga